One Candidatus Acidiferrales bacterium genomic window carries:
- a CDS encoding ABC transporter permease — MVGKVQSGTFEAVWLAFDALRRNKLRSSLTILGIVIGVMVVIAITAVINGLNANVMAQIEDIGSNLIFAFRFNFATIGRPPSEWFTRKELTYEDYLAVAQLPHVEAATTGIRIFQPQFGEGTYSVRYGGNRAKNAIVEGDTPSADKVFALRMKAGRWFTEQDNQRRLMICVLGYDTAAILFPKSDPIGKEVELGGQWLTVVGVGEKRKGFAGGKNPEDNIVLLPLETFRKLHPEQKDFLISVRTESPETMPVVIDEIRQLLRRRRHVPFDKPDNFAIFTQDAFTDLWRQLTGGIFIVGFAVGSVGLMVGGVGVMNIMLVSVTERTREIGIRKAIGARQRDILWQFILEAMTLTAVGGVIGIIVGALIALILRMTFSFLPATVSPIAVAVGFCVSALIGLFFGIYPAWKAARLNPVEALRYE; from the coding sequence ATGGTCGGAAAGGTTCAATCGGGGACTTTCGAGGCGGTGTGGCTGGCGTTCGATGCGCTGCGTCGCAACAAGTTGCGCTCGTCTCTGACCATCCTGGGCATCGTGATTGGGGTGATGGTGGTGATTGCCATCACGGCGGTGATCAACGGGCTCAATGCCAACGTCATGGCCCAGATTGAAGACATCGGCTCGAACCTGATTTTTGCCTTTCGTTTCAATTTTGCCACCATCGGCCGGCCCCCCTCGGAGTGGTTCACGCGCAAGGAGCTGACGTATGAAGATTACCTGGCGGTGGCTCAGCTCCCGCACGTGGAGGCGGCCACCACCGGCATACGCATTTTTCAGCCGCAATTTGGCGAAGGGACTTACTCGGTGCGCTACGGCGGCAACCGCGCCAAGAACGCCATCGTCGAGGGCGACACCCCCTCGGCGGACAAGGTCTTTGCCCTGCGCATGAAAGCCGGCCGGTGGTTCACCGAGCAGGACAACCAGAGGCGGCTCATGATCTGCGTCCTCGGCTACGATACCGCCGCAATCCTCTTTCCCAAGAGCGACCCCATCGGCAAAGAAGTCGAACTCGGAGGCCAGTGGCTCACCGTGGTTGGCGTTGGGGAGAAGCGAAAAGGCTTCGCTGGTGGCAAGAACCCGGAAGACAACATTGTCCTGCTTCCTCTCGAAACCTTCCGGAAGCTCCATCCCGAGCAAAAGGACTTCTTGATTTCTGTCCGAACGGAATCGCCGGAGACGATGCCCGTCGTGATTGACGAAATCCGCCAGTTGCTTCGCCGGCGGCGCCACGTGCCGTTCGATAAACCCGATAACTTTGCCATCTTCACCCAGGACGCCTTCACCGACCTTTGGCGGCAACTGACCGGCGGGATCTTCATCGTCGGTTTTGCGGTGGGTTCGGTCGGGTTGATGGTGGGCGGGGTCGGGGTGATGAATATCATGCTGGTGTCGGTGACCGAGCGCACGCGCGAAATCGGCATCCGCAAAGCCATCGGCGCGCGCCAGCGGGACATCCTCTGGCAGTTCATTCTGGAGGCTATGACCCTGACCGCGGTGGGGGGAGTGATCGGTATCATCGTGGGGGCGCTGATTGCCCTGATCCTCCGTATGACCTTTTCCTTCTTGCCGGCCACGGTCAGCCCCATTGCGGTGGCGGTCGGTTTCTGCGTCTCTGCGCTCATTGGGCTCTTCTTCGGCATCTATCCTGCCTGGAAAGCCGCCCGTTTGAATCCGGTCGAAGCCCTGCGGTACGAGTAA
- a CDS encoding ABC transporter permease yields MKRRNMQFGEAVRISLDSLWAHKLRSILTLLGVVIGVMAVIAVVSFVGGLNSYVAEKVFNLGADVFLIGKVPAVITDIDTWIEAQKRKDIRYEDFEAVRANCAGCPHVGATLFRLGETHVGNNSLKDSFVRGWTASMQRIYDLEVVQGRMFTELEDHRGLHVCLVGPEIVEQLLPFGNPIGQEVRLDNQVYQIIGVGKKQGSVLGQSRDNWVLIPLQTFMRVYGSRQSLRIWVKAKGTERMAAAMDEARLIMRARRHNLLSQKDDFVIETNDTFIGLWKDFSQTFFIVVIAIASIALVVGGIVIMNIMLVSVTERTREIGLRKSVGARSQDILIQFLIESSTMAAVGGLWGVVFGVGLAKSITHFTDFPSQVLWWAVMAALLMATSVGLFFGIYPASRAARLDPVVALRAE; encoded by the coding sequence ATGAAGCGGCGCAACATGCAATTCGGCGAGGCGGTGCGCATTTCGCTCGACTCGCTCTGGGCTCACAAGCTCCGCTCGATCCTCACCCTGCTGGGCGTGGTGATTGGCGTGATGGCGGTGATCGCGGTGGTCAGCTTCGTCGGCGGGCTCAACAGCTACGTGGCCGAAAAGGTCTTCAATCTGGGTGCCGATGTTTTTCTCATCGGCAAAGTTCCGGCCGTTATCACCGACATTGATACCTGGATCGAGGCCCAGAAGCGCAAGGACATTCGCTACGAGGATTTTGAGGCTGTCCGGGCCAACTGCGCCGGTTGTCCCCACGTGGGCGCCACCCTTTTTCGCCTGGGCGAGACCCATGTCGGCAACAATTCATTAAAAGACTCGTTCGTGCGCGGCTGGACGGCTTCGATGCAGCGCATTTATGACCTCGAGGTCGTGCAAGGGCGTATGTTCACCGAGCTGGAGGATCACCGCGGGCTCCATGTTTGTCTCGTAGGACCGGAGATCGTGGAGCAACTGCTGCCCTTCGGCAACCCCATCGGACAGGAAGTCCGGCTGGACAATCAGGTCTATCAGATCATTGGCGTGGGGAAGAAGCAGGGCTCGGTGCTCGGCCAGTCGCGAGACAACTGGGTGCTCATCCCGCTCCAAACCTTCATGCGGGTCTATGGCAGCCGCCAATCGTTGCGCATCTGGGTGAAGGCAAAGGGGACCGAACGGATGGCAGCGGCCATGGACGAGGCGAGGCTGATCATGCGCGCCCGCCGGCACAATCTGCTCAGCCAGAAAGATGACTTCGTCATCGAGACGAACGATACGTTCATCGGCCTGTGGAAAGATTTCAGCCAGACGTTTTTCATCGTGGTGATCGCCATCGCCTCGATCGCGCTGGTGGTGGGCGGCATCGTCATCATGAACATCATGCTGGTATCGGTCACCGAGCGCACGCGCGAAATCGGGCTGCGTAAGTCAGTCGGGGCGCGGTCGCAGGACATCCTGATCCAATTCTTGATCGAGTCTTCGACGATGGCGGCCGTCGGCGGCCTCTGGGGGGTCGTTTTCGGCGTCGGGCTGGCGAAGAGCATTACCCACTTCACCGATTTTCCCTCCCAGGTGCTCTGGTGGGCGGTGATGGCGGCGTTGCTGATGGCCACCAGCGTGGGCCTCTTCTTTGGGATCTACCCGGCTAGCCGGGCGGCCCGGCTTGATCCGGTCGTAGCCTTGCGCGCCGAGTAG
- a CDS encoding class I SAM-dependent methyltransferase, protein MEKHLLYDDALMACETCGSADFRPFASDWHGMKIVSCRSCGLQFVNPRPSFESLSKVVYVERYYTGDGKLQREQLPGEERAVIELRQRQYRSQIEQLEALLPRPPRSLLDVGCGDGPFLQYAADRGWHVAGTNVSERGVELLRDRLGFYAYLGRLHEIDFNAPDSAARCFTAIRLDHVLEHSHHPARDLQVCRRILEANGILFLSVPNVASLNHRAKSLVSRLRLKARPWKHYTNARHLFFFTADTLERLLDRSGFEIVHWQTPVLWKAGRSEALHQMYRALLEFPRWANVLDVYARPA, encoded by the coding sequence ATGGAAAAACATCTCCTTTACGACGATGCGTTGATGGCGTGCGAAACTTGCGGCTCGGCCGACTTCCGCCCTTTCGCCTCCGACTGGCATGGGATGAAGATTGTGTCCTGCCGGAGTTGCGGCCTGCAGTTTGTCAACCCGCGGCCGTCGTTTGAGAGTCTCTCGAAAGTGGTCTATGTGGAGCGCTATTACACCGGCGACGGCAAGCTCCAGAGAGAGCAATTACCCGGCGAAGAACGGGCCGTGATCGAGTTGCGCCAGCGGCAATATCGCAGCCAGATCGAGCAGTTGGAGGCGCTGCTGCCTCGCCCACCCCGTTCGCTGCTCGACGTGGGCTGCGGGGACGGCCCATTCCTTCAATATGCCGCCGACCGGGGCTGGCATGTGGCTGGCACCAACGTTTCCGAACGCGGCGTCGAACTCTTGCGCGATCGCCTCGGTTTCTATGCCTACCTCGGCCGGTTGCATGAGATCGATTTCAACGCGCCTGACTCGGCCGCGCGCTGCTTCACGGCGATTCGCCTCGACCACGTCCTCGAGCACAGCCATCATCCCGCTCGCGACCTCCAGGTCTGCCGACGGATTCTCGAGGCGAACGGGATTCTGTTCCTTAGCGTGCCGAATGTGGCGAGCCTGAACCATCGCGCCAAGAGCCTGGTCAGCCGGCTGCGACTCAAAGCCCGGCCCTGGAAGCACTACACCAACGCCCGCCACCTTTTCTTCTTCACCGCCGATACGCTCGAGCGCCTGCTCGACCGGAGCGGGTTTGAGATCGTCCACTGGCAGACGCCGGTTCTTTGGAAAGCCGGCCGGAGCGAGGCGCTGCACCAGATGTATCGCGCCCTGCTGGAATTCCCCCGTTGGGCCAACGTCCTCGACGTGTACGCCCGGCCGGCCTGA
- a CDS encoding ABC transporter permease, which produces MKFQMRKDYKENIKLALDTLRQHKLRSFLTMLGVIAGVMTIIAVASIIVGLNRNITQEIQAFGTNTVFFSRIGSGIRFHGLTKEERLRKHLTYEDAVAIKESCPSVKNVAPSIFPFENDRDDQIFSARYKNTEVNGIDFRGTVPEFISVYSNAVMKEGRFFTEAENEHRFEVVVIGEDIAATFFPHEDPLGKEIIVQNHAFRVIGVFERAKGFSGGNEDRRVAIPRLTFHKIYPEAKEYGIRVEAYPGKVPQAIDEARDVLRRRRKVPFRKPDDFSYITSDQLIEQFHQITGAVALALVVISSIGLLVGGIGVMNIMLVSVTERTREIGVRKAIGARRRDVVQQFLVEAMTLTGAGGIVGIVLGWVISVLIRTLAPSLPTSVPLWAFVTGFLVSVSVGLFFGMWPAVKAARLDPVVALRYE; this is translated from the coding sequence ATGAAATTCCAAATGCGCAAGGACTACAAGGAAAACATCAAGCTTGCGCTGGACACCCTCCGCCAGCACAAGCTGCGGTCGTTCCTGACGATGCTGGGAGTGATCGCCGGGGTCATGACGATCATTGCGGTCGCTTCCATCATCGTCGGGCTGAACCGAAACATCACCCAGGAGATTCAAGCCTTCGGCACCAATACGGTTTTCTTTTCACGCATCGGGAGCGGCATCCGTTTTCACGGTCTCACCAAAGAAGAACGGCTCCGGAAGCACCTGACCTACGAGGACGCGGTGGCGATCAAGGAGAGCTGTCCGTCGGTGAAGAACGTCGCGCCTTCCATTTTTCCCTTCGAAAACGATAGGGATGATCAGATCTTCTCCGCCCGCTACAAAAATACCGAAGTGAACGGAATTGATTTCCGCGGCACGGTGCCCGAGTTCATCTCGGTCTATAGCAACGCCGTGATGAAAGAAGGGAGATTCTTCACCGAAGCGGAAAACGAACACCGCTTCGAGGTGGTCGTCATCGGCGAGGACATCGCCGCCACCTTCTTTCCGCACGAAGACCCCCTGGGCAAAGAGATTATTGTGCAGAACCATGCCTTTCGCGTGATCGGCGTTTTTGAGCGGGCCAAGGGTTTCAGCGGCGGGAACGAAGATCGGCGGGTGGCCATCCCGCGGCTGACATTCCATAAAATCTATCCGGAGGCGAAGGAATACGGCATCCGGGTCGAGGCCTACCCCGGAAAGGTGCCGCAGGCGATTGATGAGGCGCGGGACGTGCTGCGCCGGCGCCGCAAGGTGCCGTTCCGCAAGCCGGATGATTTCTCCTACATCACCTCGGACCAGTTGATCGAGCAGTTCCACCAGATCACTGGCGCGGTCGCCCTGGCCCTGGTGGTCATCAGCAGCATTGGTTTGCTGGTGGGCGGCATCGGGGTGATGAACATCATGCTGGTATCGGTCACCGAGCGCACGCGCGAAATCGGGGTGCGCAAGGCCATCGGCGCCCGCCGCCGCGACGTCGTCCAGCAGTTCCTGGTTGAAGCCATGACCTTGACCGGAGCGGGCGGCATTGTCGGGATCGTCCTGGGTTGGGTGATTAGCGTCCTGATTCGGACCCTGGCGCCCTCTTTGCCCACCTCGGTTCCCCTCTGGGCATTTGTGACCGGATTTTTGGTTTCGGTGAGCGTGGGGCTTTTTTTTGGGATGTGGCCGGCGGTGAAGGCGGCTCGGCTCGACCCGGTCGTGGCCCTGCGCTACGAATAG
- a CDS encoding ABC transporter permease, with protein sequence MNTYASVAIAVDSLRSHKLRSFLTLLGIIIATATLIFVIAVIKGLDGYIADRVANLGSNAFLITRFPIITNFDDYVKAVRRNRPITVEDFQAVKERLTPASEVGLQSQTRRDVRYGTQLWTDVSVRGVTANTIEIGIEQVDTGRYITESDDAHRAAVAFIGRDVVERLFPNVDPVGKVLLVDGRPFEVVGAAKPIGSVFGQSQDKFVYIPVRTFLKMYGEHLDMWINVAARSPGLLEQTQDQARIVMRALRHQPPNDPDRFGIIASKSVMDVWDNIFGAVANATIGVVAVFLVVGGVVIMNIMLATVTERTREIGLRKSLGARRRDILMQFLVESSLLAAAGGIAGVLLAFGLSQLASSGLSVPTRTPLWAVATGVLLSTAVGLFFGIYPASKAARLDPIEALRVEG encoded by the coding sequence ATGAACACCTACGCGTCGGTGGCCATTGCGGTGGACAGCCTGCGCAGCCACAAGCTCCGGAGCTTTCTGACGCTGCTCGGCATCATCATCGCCACCGCCACCCTGATTTTTGTGATCGCGGTGATCAAAGGGCTGGATGGCTATATTGCCGATCGCGTGGCCAACCTGGGTTCGAACGCTTTTCTCATAACCCGCTTCCCCATCATCACCAATTTCGATGATTACGTGAAGGCGGTGCGGCGCAACCGGCCGATCACCGTCGAAGATTTTCAGGCGGTCAAGGAGCGCCTGACCCCGGCCAGCGAGGTTGGGCTGCAATCACAAACCCGGCGCGACGTCCGCTATGGCACTCAGCTTTGGACGGATGTTTCCGTAAGGGGCGTTACCGCCAACACCATCGAGATCGGGATCGAACAGGTGGACACCGGCCGGTATATCACCGAATCGGACGATGCCCATCGCGCCGCGGTGGCCTTCATCGGCCGCGACGTGGTCGAGCGCCTCTTCCCCAACGTGGACCCGGTCGGAAAAGTGCTTCTGGTGGACGGAAGGCCCTTTGAGGTGGTGGGAGCGGCCAAGCCGATCGGGAGCGTGTTCGGTCAATCGCAGGATAAGTTTGTCTATATCCCGGTGCGGACGTTCCTGAAGATGTACGGCGAGCACCTGGACATGTGGATCAACGTCGCGGCTCGATCGCCCGGCCTGCTCGAGCAAACGCAGGATCAGGCGCGGATCGTCATGCGGGCGCTGCGCCACCAACCGCCCAACGACCCGGACCGGTTTGGCATCATCGCATCCAAATCGGTCATGGATGTTTGGGACAACATTTTCGGGGCGGTTGCCAATGCCACCATCGGGGTGGTGGCGGTGTTTCTGGTCGTCGGTGGCGTGGTCATCATGAACATCATGCTGGCCACGGTGACCGAGCGCACCCGCGAGATTGGATTGCGCAAATCGCTTGGAGCGCGCCGCCGCGATATCCTGATGCAATTCCTGGTCGAATCTTCCCTGCTGGCGGCCGCTGGCGGCATCGCCGGTGTGCTGCTCGCCTTCGGCCTTTCCCAGTTGGCAAGCAGCGGGCTCTCCGTGCCCACGCGCACGCCGCTTTGGGCGGTGGCCACCGGAGTCCTCCTTTCGACTGCCGTCGGGTTGTTCTTCGGGATCTATCCGGCGAGCAAGGCAGCCAGGCTCGACCCGATTGAGGCGTTGCGAGTGGAAGGATGA
- a CDS encoding ABC transporter ATP-binding protein: MATQAIAGDGLRQDLIDRGCMICTEGLWKTYEMGAEQIHALRGLDLEINSGEYCAIMGPSGSGKSTLMNLIGCLDTPSQGNYWLNGRPVSRMNDDELAYIRNKEIGFVFQTFNLLPRATALHNVELPLIYNGTPAEERIKRAKRAMHEVDLDDRMLHRPNELSGGQRQRVAIARALVNNPSILLADEPTGNLDTQTGAEIMLLFDKLYDQGNTIILVTHERDVAAHAHRIIHIRDGRVELDEKVKA; this comes from the coding sequence ATGGCTACTCAGGCAATCGCGGGTGATGGCCTGCGCCAGGACTTGATTGACCGCGGCTGCATGATCTGCACGGAAGGGCTCTGGAAGACCTATGAAATGGGCGCCGAGCAGATTCATGCCTTGCGCGGTCTGGACCTGGAGATCAACAGCGGAGAATACTGCGCCATCATGGGCCCGTCGGGCTCCGGCAAATCCACCTTGATGAACCTGATTGGTTGCCTCGATACGCCCAGCCAGGGCAACTACTGGCTCAACGGCCGCCCGGTGAGCCGGATGAACGACGACGAGCTGGCTTACATCCGCAATAAGGAAATCGGCTTTGTCTTTCAGACCTTCAACCTGCTGCCGCGGGCAACAGCCCTGCACAACGTGGAACTGCCGCTCATTTACAACGGCACGCCGGCCGAGGAGCGCATCAAGCGCGCCAAGAGGGCTATGCACGAAGTGGACCTGGACGACCGTATGCTCCACCGGCCCAACGAACTGAGCGGCGGGCAACGCCAGCGGGTGGCGATTGCCCGGGCGCTGGTCAATAACCCCTCCATCCTGCTGGCCGACGAGCCCACCGGCAACCTGGATACCCAGACGGGTGCCGAGATCATGCTCCTGTTCGATAAACTTTACGACCAGGGGAACACCATCATCCTGGTGACCCACGAGCGCGACGTCGCCGCCCATGCCCACCGCATCATCCACATCCGCGATGGCCGCGTCGAACTGGATGAAAAAGTAAAGGCGTAA
- a CDS encoding efflux RND transporter periplasmic adaptor subunit, whose amino-acid sequence MKRWKKILLIIGGVVVLAGIVLYSIKSYNQGVVTVQTGKVGKQDLTQLVTASGQIKPKDTVNVNAEGFGKIVQIPVKEGDRVRKGQTLLRLESTQPAADVAAQQAWLQSSVQAVKSAQANSQSAQADLTRSKADFDRAKLNWERAQGLFKDQLIARSEFDARRAEFESAQAAVELASARVEQAKADLERARYGRQQAEATLARAADVLHKTTYMAPLNGTVTTLPVHVGENVVPGIQNVSGSFLMTIADMSVITAEVKVDETDIVNLKLGQEADVTIDAIPDKTFKGHVTEIGSSAIIRSTGLATSQVTGGSQEAKDFKVVVTLGNPPDNLRPGLSTTAKIVTATRKNIVAIPIQALTIRTQKELDEAEKASQKKGKGGTTLAAAKNVAAADDPKKDAKKEIQGVFVTRDRRAFFASVTTGITGVTDIEVLSGLNEGDEIVTGSYKALRTLKPGARVKIDNKAKSDEEKEQSSS is encoded by the coding sequence ATGAAACGCTGGAAAAAGATCCTTTTGATTATCGGCGGCGTAGTAGTCCTTGCCGGGATCGTCCTCTACAGCATCAAGTCCTATAACCAGGGCGTGGTGACGGTGCAGACCGGCAAGGTCGGCAAGCAAGACCTGACGCAACTGGTGACTGCCTCCGGACAAATCAAGCCCAAGGATACGGTGAACGTCAACGCCGAGGGCTTCGGAAAAATCGTTCAGATCCCGGTGAAAGAGGGCGACCGGGTAAGGAAGGGCCAGACGCTGCTGCGGCTGGAATCCACCCAGCCGGCCGCGGATGTGGCCGCGCAACAAGCTTGGCTCCAGTCCTCCGTGCAAGCGGTGAAATCGGCCCAGGCGAACTCCCAGAGCGCGCAGGCGGACCTGACGCGGAGCAAGGCTGATTTCGACCGAGCCAAGTTGAATTGGGAACGGGCGCAAGGCCTCTTCAAAGACCAATTGATTGCCCGGTCGGAGTTTGATGCCCGGAGGGCGGAGTTTGAAAGCGCCCAGGCGGCGGTCGAGCTCGCCTCGGCGCGAGTCGAGCAGGCGAAAGCCGACCTCGAGCGAGCGCGCTACGGCCGGCAGCAGGCTGAGGCGACCCTGGCGCGAGCCGCTGACGTGCTTCACAAGACCACCTATATGGCGCCGCTCAACGGCACGGTGACGACGCTGCCCGTGCACGTCGGCGAGAACGTTGTCCCGGGCATCCAGAACGTCAGCGGCAGCTTTTTGATGACCATTGCCGATATGTCCGTCATCACCGCCGAGGTCAAGGTGGACGAAACCGACATTGTCAACCTCAAGCTCGGCCAGGAGGCCGATGTCACCATTGACGCCATCCCCGACAAGACCTTCAAGGGTCACGTCACCGAGATCGGCTCGAGCGCCATCATTCGCTCGACCGGACTGGCTACTTCGCAGGTAACCGGCGGATCGCAGGAGGCAAAAGATTTCAAGGTGGTCGTCACCCTCGGCAACCCGCCGGACAATCTGCGCCCGGGTCTCTCCACCACCGCCAAGATCGTCACCGCCACCCGCAAGAACATCGTGGCCATTCCCATCCAGGCGCTGACCATCCGCACGCAAAAGGAACTGGACGAGGCGGAGAAGGCCAGTCAGAAAAAAGGCAAAGGCGGCACCACGCTCGCCGCCGCCAAGAATGTGGCCGCTGCCGATGATCCCAAGAAGGACGCCAAGAAGGAGATCCAAGGAGTCTTCGTGACGCGCGACCGGCGGGCTTTCTTTGCTTCCGTTACCACCGGCATTACCGGCGTAACCGATATTGAAGTGCTCAGCGGGTTGAACGAGGGCGACGAAATCGTGACCGGCAGCTACAAGGCGTTGCGCACGCTGAAGCCGGGTGCCCGCGTCAAGATCGACAACAAGGCGAAGAGCGACGAGGAGAAAGAGCAAAGCAGCAGTTAA